In Opitutus sp. ER46, one DNA window encodes the following:
- a CDS encoding ABC transporter ATP-binding protein, which translates to MAVKPLIELRALTKTYGQGDAAFEALRGVDLSIHPGEFVAVMGPSGAGKSTLMNILGCLDTPTRGQYLYEGIGVETLTADQRSLLRRHALGFIFQGFNLLARTSALENVELPLLYRGLKRKERHDLALAALTSVGLPTKLRNTPAELSGGQQQRVAIARAIVTNPLTLFADEPTGNLDTTTTREIMELLVQLNEQRGITVIMVTHEEDVAAYAKRHIHVRDGLIASDAANSHLRRS; encoded by the coding sequence ATGGCCGTCAAACCTCTCATCGAGCTGCGCGCGCTGACCAAGACCTACGGTCAGGGCGACGCCGCCTTCGAAGCCCTCCGCGGCGTCGACCTGAGCATCCATCCGGGCGAGTTCGTCGCGGTCATGGGCCCCAGCGGCGCCGGCAAATCGACGCTCATGAACATCCTGGGCTGCCTGGATACTCCCACCCGCGGGCAGTATCTCTACGAGGGCATCGGCGTCGAGACGCTCACCGCCGACCAGCGCTCCCTCCTGCGCCGCCACGCCCTCGGTTTCATCTTCCAGGGGTTCAACCTGCTCGCCCGCACCAGCGCCCTCGAAAACGTCGAGCTCCCGCTCCTCTACCGCGGCCTCAAGCGCAAGGAGCGCCACGACCTCGCCCTCGCCGCCCTCACCTCGGTCGGCCTCCCGACCAAGCTCCGCAATACGCCCGCCGAGCTCTCCGGCGGCCAACAGCAGCGCGTCGCCATCGCCCGCGCCATCGTCACCAACCCGCTCACGCTCTTCGCCGACGAGCCAACCGGAAATCTGGATACGACCACCACGCGCGAAATCATGGAGCTCCTCGTCCAGCTCAACGAGCAGCGCGGCATCACCGTCATCATGGTCACCCATGAGGAGGACGTCGCCGCCTACGCCAAACGCCACATTCACGTCCGCGACGGGCTCATCGCGTCGGACGCCGCCAACTCCCACCTGCGCCGGTCATGA
- a CDS encoding ABC transporter permease, whose amino-acid sequence MILNAFNIALREIRRNLTRAFLTVLGIIIGVAAVITMVTLGQGATESVKQQISNLGSNLVMLRPGMGFGPRSASAGVPNFTEADVTALREQIHGIAALAPIRSTSLSTVYRQEARSTSVTGSTVDYFTINKWTLADGRCFNDTEARTGAAVGVIGNTVRRELFGTENPIGAKIRVGNSSIEIIGVLAAKGQMGMGDQDDTIIVPLATIQRRLIGRTSSHDISMISISAADGVNSTALIADITSLMRQRRNLQPNQDDNFNVFDTRQIADTLSSSTKMMTTLLAAVAGVSLMVGGIGIMNIMLVSVTERTREIGIRLSIGATAHEVLLQFLIEAVTLSCIGGLIGILLGFLLCFGLAQVIHVPFAFNSQINLIAFLFSGGIGVLFGFTPARRAARLDPIDALRHE is encoded by the coding sequence ATGATCCTCAACGCCTTCAACATCGCCCTCCGCGAGATCCGCCGGAACCTCACCCGCGCTTTCCTTACCGTCCTCGGCATCATCATCGGCGTCGCCGCCGTGATCACGATGGTCACGCTCGGCCAGGGCGCCACCGAGTCGGTCAAGCAGCAGATCTCCAACCTCGGCAGCAACCTGGTCATGCTCCGCCCGGGCATGGGCTTCGGCCCGCGCTCCGCCTCCGCCGGCGTCCCCAATTTCACCGAGGCCGACGTCACCGCCCTCCGCGAGCAGATCCACGGCATCGCCGCCCTTGCCCCCATCCGCAGCACCTCGCTGAGCACGGTCTACCGCCAGGAGGCCCGCAGCACCTCCGTCACCGGCTCCACCGTCGACTACTTCACCATCAACAAGTGGACCCTCGCGGACGGCCGCTGCTTCAACGACACCGAGGCCCGCACCGGCGCCGCCGTCGGCGTCATCGGCAACACCGTCCGCCGCGAACTCTTCGGCACCGAGAACCCGATCGGCGCCAAGATCCGCGTCGGCAACTCGAGCATCGAGATCATCGGTGTCCTCGCCGCCAAGGGCCAGATGGGCATGGGCGACCAGGATGACACCATCATCGTGCCACTCGCCACCATCCAGCGTCGGCTCATCGGCCGCACTTCGTCGCACGACATCAGCATGATCAGCATCTCCGCCGCGGATGGTGTAAACAGCACCGCGCTGATCGCCGACATCACCTCGCTCATGCGGCAGCGGCGCAACCTGCAGCCCAATCAGGACGACAACTTCAACGTCTTCGACACGCGCCAGATCGCCGACACCCTCAGCTCCTCCACCAAGATGATGACCACGCTCCTCGCCGCCGTCGCCGGCGTCAGCCTCATGGTCGGCGGCATCGGCATCATGAACATCATGCTGGTGTCCGTCACCGAGCGCACCCGCGAGATCGGCATCCGGCTCTCGATCGGCGCCACCGCCCACGAGGTTCTGCTTCAGTTTCTCATCGAGGCGGTCACGCTCTCCTGCATCGGCGGCCTCATTGGCATCCTCCTCGGTTTCCTGCTCTGCTTCGGTCTCGCCCAGGTGATCCACGTGCCGTTCGCCTTCAACTCGCAGATCAACCTCATCGCCTTCCTCTTCTCCGGCGGCATCGGCGTCCTCTTCGGCTTCACCCCCGCCCGCCGCGCCGCCCGCCTCGACCCGATCGACGCCCTCCGTCACGAGTAA
- a CDS encoding response regulator transcription factor, whose amino-acid sequence MRLLVIEDDPALQATVASILREEDYAVDVASDGEEGLFKAQATAYDAIILDVLMPKLDGWGVLQQLRQTSRVPVLMLTALDDTRNRVKGLDRGADDYLPKPFDLEELLARIRALIRRSAGQPSPVLRLGELTLDTAARRVELAGTEVPLTAREYSLLEYLALHRGQVVSRTELYEHLFDEDDDSLSNLLDVHVSNLRKKLGRDLIETRRGLGYCLP is encoded by the coding sequence ATGCGCCTCCTCGTCATCGAAGACGACCCCGCCCTGCAGGCCACCGTCGCGAGCATTCTGCGCGAGGAGGACTACGCCGTCGACGTCGCCAGCGACGGCGAGGAGGGGCTCTTCAAGGCGCAGGCCACCGCGTACGACGCCATTATCCTCGATGTCCTGATGCCCAAGCTCGACGGCTGGGGCGTCCTCCAGCAGTTGCGCCAGACCTCCAGGGTCCCCGTGCTCATGCTCACCGCGCTCGATGACACCCGCAACCGGGTGAAGGGACTCGACCGCGGGGCCGACGATTACCTGCCCAAGCCGTTTGATCTCGAGGAGCTGCTCGCCCGCATCCGCGCGCTCATCCGCCGTTCCGCCGGCCAGCCAAGCCCGGTGCTGCGGCTCGGCGAACTCACCCTCGACACCGCCGCGCGGCGCGTGGAACTCGCCGGCACCGAGGTCCCGCTCACCGCCCGCGAGTACTCGCTGCTCGAGTACCTCGCGCTCCACCGCGGCCAGGTCGTCAGCCGCACCGAGCTCTACGAACACCTCTTCGACGAGGACGACGACAGCCTTTCCAACCTCCTCGACGTGCACGTCTCCAACCTGCGCAAGAAGCTCGGCCGCGACCTCATCGAGACGCGCCGCGGCCTCGGCTACTGCCTCCCTTGA
- a CDS encoding ATP-binding protein: MNTPFHSIRWRIQAWYSLILLAVILAFCATAHQLARDNLERRVDRDIFRAERAVFHTLMAAFEAQSGGTRPSSPREVMQFLSSGAQPPAIPFGAQFQSTDAGFVYFAIAETDGRVILRSPNAPADLAFPPRPPSEGMDEMRRVGTRREQVKGTPEGIRVLIGRDATPEDEDMHRLTLSLVGLGLGVWVVGLLGGWWLAGRAIKPIAAISRAASRVAEGKLDERIRSSGTASELDQLARLLDETFAKLHATFERQRRFTADASHELRTPLTILLSETQRILKRERTGEEYRQSLQTCHDVAARMRHLVESLLLLARQDNGEAPPAPCDLAAIVGETLDQLSPLAAEREIRIVRDLRAAPLSGNAAALAILASNLIVNAIQHNRRGGEVQVSTAQEDDHVVLRVRDDGPGIAPEDLPHVFERFYRADKARTGTFGHAGLGLAIAHAVVTNHRGTLTAESKDGAIFTCRLPR; the protein is encoded by the coding sequence TTGAACACGCCCTTCCACTCCATCCGCTGGCGCATCCAGGCGTGGTACAGTCTCATCCTCCTCGCGGTCATCCTCGCCTTCTGCGCCACCGCGCACCAGCTCGCCCGCGACAACCTCGAGCGCCGCGTCGACCGCGACATCTTCCGCGCCGAGCGCGCCGTCTTTCACACGCTGATGGCGGCCTTCGAGGCGCAAAGCGGCGGCACGCGCCCGTCCTCGCCCCGCGAGGTCATGCAATTCCTGAGCTCCGGCGCCCAGCCGCCCGCCATCCCCTTCGGCGCGCAGTTCCAAAGCACCGACGCCGGCTTCGTCTACTTCGCCATCGCCGAGACCGATGGCCGCGTGATTCTCCGCTCCCCCAACGCCCCGGCCGACCTTGCCTTCCCGCCGCGACCACCCAGCGAGGGCATGGACGAAATGCGCCGCGTCGGCACCCGCCGCGAACAGGTGAAGGGCACGCCCGAGGGCATCCGCGTCCTGATCGGCCGCGATGCCACGCCGGAGGACGAGGACATGCACCGGCTCACCCTTTCCCTCGTCGGCCTCGGCCTCGGCGTCTGGGTGGTCGGCCTGCTCGGCGGCTGGTGGCTCGCCGGTCGCGCCATCAAGCCGATCGCCGCGATCAGTCGCGCCGCCTCCCGCGTCGCCGAGGGCAAGCTCGACGAACGGATCCGGTCGTCCGGCACCGCCAGCGAGCTCGACCAGCTCGCCCGCCTGCTCGACGAAACGTTCGCCAAGCTGCACGCCACGTTCGAACGTCAGCGCCGATTCACCGCCGACGCCTCGCACGAGTTGCGCACGCCGCTGACGATCCTGCTCTCCGAAACACAGCGGATTCTGAAGCGCGAGCGCACCGGCGAGGAGTACCGGCAGTCGCTCCAGACTTGCCACGACGTGGCGGCCCGCATGCGCCACCTGGTCGAGTCGCTTCTCCTGCTCGCCCGCCAGGATAATGGCGAAGCGCCACCCGCCCCGTGTGACCTTGCCGCCATCGTCGGCGAAACGCTCGACCAGCTCAGCCCGCTCGCCGCCGAGCGCGAGATCCGCATCGTGCGCGACCTCCGCGCCGCCCCGCTCTCCGGCAACGCCGCCGCCCTCGCGATCCTCGCCAGCAACCTCATCGTGAACGCAATCCAGCACAACCGCCGCGGCGGCGAGGTTCAGGTCAGTACTGCGCAGGAGGACGACCACGTCGTCCTGCGCGTCCGCGACGACGGGCCGGGCATCGCGCCCGAGGATCTCCCCCACGTCTTCGAACGTTTCTACCGCGCCGACAAAGCCCGCACCGGCACCTTCGGCCACGCCGGGCTCGGCCTTGCGATCGCCCACGCCGTCGTCACCAACCACCGCGGAACCCTCACCGCCGAGAGCAAAGACGGAGCGATCTTCACCTGCCGCCTGCCAAGGTAG
- a CDS encoding molybdopterin cofactor-binding domain-containing protein, whose protein sequence is MNTPASQPVTDFSSRPSRRDFLKQLGGGLMIWIVANELAFAAESEAARPMRARPKIPTDFNAFLRIGEDGRVTCFTGKIEMGQGPVTSLPQMLAEDLDVPVDAVDIVMGDTDLCPFDAGTWGSLTTRSFGPLWRAAATEARGVLLELAAVALAVPVAELVVEQGVVYVRADRARHVSYGQLTKGQRIERRLDVKPVLKTPAEFKIMGRPLLRRDARDKVTGKTQYTGDLRLPGMLYARPLRAPAHGATLKSVDFADARAIAGVQVVQERDLVAVLHALPDVAEDALGKVKAEWTPSPSTLNDRTIFEHLEKAAVPARVAASGGSLDAGRKRAARTLSGRYLNAYVAHAAMETHTALARIEGDKATVWASTQNPFGAREEIADAVGFPVERVRVITPFVGGGFGGKSANQQAVEAARLAKATGRPVQVMWTREEEFFLDTFRPAAVVRIDSGLDAAGNVAFWDYEVRFAGDRGAAHFYSFANHRTTSVGNFSGPAGVHPFRVGAWRAPGCNTNSFARELHLNRLAALAGVDQVEFRFRHLTDPRMIRVLKAAAEKANWQPAKGPSGRGFGVALGIDSGSYVATIAEVAVDRATGAVQVKRVVCAQEMGVVVNPQGATIQMEGCIMMGLGYALTEEVRFDAGAVQDTNFDGYTIPRFSWMPKIETLIVPADDIPAQGGGEPAIIVMGGALANAVHDATGVEIDRLPMTRERISAAIRGAEARSLRGKV, encoded by the coding sequence ATGAACACTCCCGCTTCGCAGCCGGTGACTGATTTCAGCAGCCGTCCTTCCCGCCGCGACTTCCTGAAGCAGCTCGGCGGCGGGCTCATGATCTGGATCGTCGCGAACGAACTGGCGTTCGCGGCGGAGTCCGAAGCGGCGCGGCCGATGCGCGCGCGGCCGAAGATCCCGACGGACTTCAATGCCTTCCTGCGCATCGGCGAGGACGGCCGCGTGACCTGTTTCACCGGCAAGATCGAGATGGGCCAGGGGCCGGTCACCTCGCTGCCGCAGATGCTAGCAGAGGACCTGGACGTGCCGGTTGACGCCGTCGACATCGTCATGGGCGACACGGACCTGTGTCCGTTCGATGCCGGCACGTGGGGTTCATTGACGACACGCAGTTTTGGGCCGCTCTGGCGGGCGGCGGCGACGGAGGCGCGGGGCGTGCTACTGGAGCTGGCGGCGGTCGCGCTGGCGGTGCCGGTGGCGGAGCTCGTCGTGGAGCAAGGCGTGGTCTACGTGCGGGCCGACCGCGCGCGGCACGTCAGCTACGGGCAACTGACCAAGGGCCAGCGAATCGAGCGGCGTCTGGACGTGAAGCCGGTGCTGAAGACGCCGGCGGAGTTCAAGATTATGGGCCGGCCGCTGCTCCGGCGCGATGCCCGCGACAAGGTGACGGGCAAGACGCAGTACACGGGCGACCTGCGCCTGCCCGGCATGCTTTACGCGCGGCCGCTCCGGGCGCCGGCGCATGGCGCGACGCTGAAGAGCGTCGATTTCGCCGATGCCCGCGCCATCGCGGGCGTGCAGGTGGTGCAGGAGCGCGACCTGGTGGCGGTGTTGCACGCGTTGCCGGACGTGGCGGAGGATGCGCTGGGGAAGGTGAAGGCGGAGTGGACGCCGTCACCCTCGACGCTGAACGACCGCACGATCTTCGAGCATCTGGAGAAGGCGGCTGTGCCGGCGCGGGTCGCGGCCTCGGGCGGCAGCCTCGATGCGGGGCGGAAGCGGGCGGCGCGCACGCTTTCCGGACGGTATCTCAACGCCTATGTGGCGCACGCGGCGATGGAGACGCACACGGCGCTGGCACGGATCGAAGGCGACAAGGCGACGGTGTGGGCCTCGACGCAGAATCCGTTCGGCGCGCGCGAGGAGATTGCCGATGCAGTCGGTTTCCCGGTGGAGAGAGTCCGCGTGATCACCCCCTTCGTCGGCGGCGGGTTTGGTGGCAAGTCGGCGAACCAGCAGGCGGTGGAGGCGGCGCGGCTGGCGAAGGCGACGGGCCGGCCCGTGCAGGTGATGTGGACGCGCGAGGAGGAGTTTTTCCTGGATACGTTCCGTCCGGCGGCGGTGGTGCGGATCGACTCGGGACTGGATGCCGCGGGCAACGTGGCGTTCTGGGACTACGAAGTGCGGTTCGCGGGCGACCGCGGGGCGGCGCATTTCTACTCGTTCGCGAACCATCGCACGACCTCGGTGGGCAACTTCAGCGGGCCGGCGGGGGTGCATCCGTTCCGCGTCGGCGCGTGGCGCGCACCCGGCTGCAACACGAACTCGTTTGCGCGGGAGCTGCACCTGAACCGCCTCGCCGCGCTGGCGGGGGTGGACCAAGTCGAGTTCCGGTTCCGGCATCTCACCGATCCGCGGATGATCCGCGTGCTCAAGGCGGCGGCGGAGAAGGCCAACTGGCAGCCGGCGAAAGGACCGAGTGGACGCGGCTTCGGCGTGGCGCTGGGGATCGATTCGGGCTCCTACGTGGCGACGATCGCCGAAGTGGCGGTGGATCGTGCGACGGGGGCGGTGCAGGTGAAGCGTGTGGTGTGCGCGCAGGAAATGGGCGTCGTGGTGAACCCGCAGGGCGCGACGATCCAGATGGAAGGCTGCATCATGATGGGACTGGGGTACGCGCTGACCGAGGAGGTGCGGTTCGACGCGGGGGCGGTGCAGGACACGAACTTCGACGGTTACACGATCCCGCGCTTCAGTTGGATGCCGAAGATCGAGACCCTGATCGTGCCCGCGGACGACATCCCGGCCCAAGGCGGCGGCGAACCTGCGATCATCGTGATGGGCGGAGCGCTGGCGAACGCCGTGCACGATGCGACCGGGGTGGAGATCGACCGGCTCCCGATGACGCGGGAGCGGATTTCCGCGGCGATCCGAGGCGCTGAAGCGCGGAGTTTAAGGGGTAAGGTTTAA
- a CDS encoding (2Fe-2S)-binding protein: MTATLAFQLNDQPVTVNVDPERTLLWVLRTDLALTGTKYSCGIAQCGACTVLVNDEAVRSCAVAVKSVAGKRVTTIEGLAREGRLHPLQEAFVAHDALQCGFCTPGMILTAYSFLRQHPAPTREDIVKGMDQNLCRCGAHPRIVDAIAAAAAAMKGARA, from the coding sequence ATGACTGCGACCCTCGCGTTTCAGCTCAATGACCAGCCTGTGACCGTGAACGTCGACCCGGAGCGCACGCTGCTCTGGGTCCTGCGCACCGATCTTGCCCTCACCGGCACCAAGTACTCCTGCGGCATCGCCCAGTGCGGGGCGTGCACGGTCCTCGTGAACGACGAGGCCGTGCGCAGTTGCGCGGTGGCGGTCAAGTCGGTCGCCGGCAAACGCGTCACCACCATCGAAGGCCTGGCCCGCGAAGGCCGGCTGCATCCGTTGCAGGAGGCGTTTGTGGCGCACGACGCGCTGCAGTGCGGCTTCTGCACGCCGGGTATGATCCTGACGGCGTACAGTTTCCTGCGGCAGCATCCGGCGCCGACGCGCGAGGACATCGTGAAAGGCATGGATCAGAACCTCTGCCGCTGCGGGGCGCACCCGCGCATCGTGGATGCGATCGCGGCCGCCGCTGCAGCCATGAAAGGAGCCCGCGCATGA
- a CDS encoding GAF domain-containing sensor histidine kinase, whose product MPPSPSSPSASRGALLSLLIFAGSVGVMGWLRLVVFRHTHVTLTYGLPLLLCLWHPSRRLLWTMTSAFVALSAYKAFAILTFEAGYTIAATTAQWVMQLVNIIAVAAAVHVVLRHREQLAERHRQLESTNHQLLEREAEIARQNEELQAQSEELQAQGEELTTQNEELIRRATEEQAQTDKLHAQAAALQTLNARLVQREAMVTTLLQASQAPGGGVPDTIAGPLLALFQGNADAVAIVEAVGEQLRVIAFAGPTDFVPRGGPLAGSFAAAVIAQRRTAFVADLVARPELSVQAGPRVPFRSVLGTPLRLGDGVAGAIEVYASTPRPWTDEDFHVVEWASSQCSLFVQVRRLNAELRAINSQLDGLVVARTAELRRVVAELEHFSYTITHDMRAPLRALQGYSTLVLEQNGDRLDAECRAYLDRINAAASRMDRLITDALSFTHAAKQDLPLTPTPPAPLLWEMIASYPNLGPAAATIEIVGDLPAVMANEAGLTQCFSNLLGNAVKFVPPGRRPEVRIRAERRGGNVRLWVEDNGIGIPAESQPRLFAMFQRLHREYEGTGIGLALVKTVVARMGGTVGVESSAGQGSRFWLELPAAPAS is encoded by the coding sequence ATGCCCCCCTCACCGTCGTCCCCCTCAGCGTCGCGCGGCGCCCTGCTTTCGCTGCTGATTTTCGCGGGCAGTGTCGGGGTCATGGGTTGGCTGCGGCTCGTCGTCTTTCGCCACACGCACGTCACGCTCACGTACGGCCTGCCGCTCCTGCTCTGCCTGTGGCACCCGAGCCGGCGGCTGCTGTGGACCATGACCAGCGCCTTCGTCGCGTTGTCGGCCTACAAGGCGTTCGCGATCCTAACCTTCGAAGCAGGCTACACCATCGCGGCGACCACAGCGCAGTGGGTCATGCAGCTCGTGAACATCATCGCCGTGGCCGCCGCCGTGCACGTGGTCCTGCGACATCGCGAGCAACTCGCCGAACGCCACCGGCAACTTGAATCGACCAACCACCAGCTGCTCGAGCGCGAGGCCGAGATCGCCCGGCAGAACGAAGAGCTCCAGGCCCAAAGCGAGGAACTGCAGGCGCAGGGAGAGGAGCTCACGACGCAGAACGAGGAGCTGATCCGCCGCGCGACCGAGGAGCAGGCCCAGACCGACAAGCTGCACGCCCAGGCGGCTGCGCTGCAGACGCTCAATGCCCGGCTGGTGCAGCGCGAGGCGATGGTCACCACGCTCCTCCAGGCCTCGCAGGCGCCCGGTGGCGGCGTACCCGACACCATCGCCGGCCCGTTGCTCGCGCTGTTCCAGGGCAACGCCGACGCGGTGGCGATCGTCGAGGCCGTCGGGGAACAGCTCCGGGTCATCGCGTTCGCCGGCCCCACCGACTTTGTCCCCCGCGGCGGCCCGCTCGCCGGATCCTTTGCCGCCGCGGTCATCGCACAGCGCCGCACCGCCTTCGTGGCCGACCTCGTGGCTCGCCCCGAACTCTCCGTGCAGGCCGGCCCCCGGGTCCCATTCCGCTCGGTCCTCGGCACGCCGCTGCGCCTCGGCGACGGCGTCGCCGGCGCGATCGAGGTGTATGCGTCAACACCGCGACCATGGACCGACGAAGACTTCCACGTCGTCGAATGGGCGAGCTCGCAGTGCTCGCTGTTCGTGCAGGTGCGGCGGCTCAACGCCGAGCTGCGCGCCATCAACTCCCAGCTCGACGGCCTGGTCGTCGCCCGCACGGCCGAACTCCGCCGTGTCGTCGCCGAGCTCGAGCACTTTTCCTACACCATCACGCATGACATGCGCGCGCCGCTGCGCGCCCTGCAGGGTTACAGCACGCTCGTGCTTGAGCAGAATGGCGACCGGCTCGACGCCGAGTGCCGCGCCTATCTCGACCGCATCAACGCCGCGGCCAGCCGCATGGACCGGCTGATCACCGACGCGCTCAGCTTCACCCACGCGGCGAAACAGGACCTCCCGCTCACGCCCACACCGCCGGCGCCGCTGCTCTGGGAGATGATCGCCTCCTATCCCAATCTTGGCCCCGCCGCGGCGACCATCGAGATCGTCGGCGACCTTCCCGCCGTCATGGCCAACGAGGCCGGGTTGACCCAATGTTTCTCCAACCTGCTCGGCAACGCGGTGAAGTTCGTCCCGCCCGGCCGCCGCCCCGAGGTGCGCATCCGGGCCGAGCGCCGCGGCGGCAACGTGCGCCTCTGGGTCGAGGACAACGGCATCGGGATTCCGGCAGAGTCGCAGCCACGCCTCTTCGCCATGTTCCAACGGCTCCACCGCGAGTACGAGGGCACCGGCATCGGACTCGCCCTGGTGAAGACCGTAGTCGCCCGCATGGGCGGCACCGTCGGCGTGGAATCGTCCGCTGGACAAGGCAGCCGGTTCTGGTTGGAACTGCCGGCCGCTCCCGCCTCCTGA
- a CDS encoding response regulator: MILYVEDEPDDAFFMARAFKQVAGAPPLRVLVDGELAVGYLEGRPPYSDRAEHPLPRVLLLDLNLPRRSGFEVLEWIRRQPHLQQLPVVVFSSSGRTDDRDRATALGVRRYIQKPTSGLGFVQVARELCGLVA; this comes from the coding sequence GTGATCCTCTACGTCGAAGACGAGCCGGATGATGCCTTCTTCATGGCCCGCGCCTTCAAGCAGGTCGCGGGGGCGCCGCCGTTGCGCGTCCTGGTCGATGGCGAGCTCGCCGTGGGCTATCTTGAAGGCCGCCCGCCGTACTCCGACCGCGCCGAGCATCCGCTTCCGCGGGTGCTGCTTCTCGACCTAAACCTGCCCCGTCGCAGCGGCTTCGAGGTGCTTGAATGGATTCGCCGGCAGCCGCATCTGCAACAATTGCCCGTGGTCGTGTTTTCCTCGTCGGGGCGCACCGACGATCGCGATCGCGCCACCGCCCTCGGCGTCCGGCGCTACATCCAGAAACCGACCTCCGGGCTCGGTTTCGTGCAGGTCGCCCGCGAACTCTGCGGCCTCGTCGCGTAG